Proteins from one Clostridium cellulovorans 743B genomic window:
- a CDS encoding undecaprenyl diphosphate synthase family protein translates to MRIPRHIGIIPDGNRRYAVAKGMSKEKGYDLGIDPGLTVFKLCKQYGVEEITFYGFTTDNTKRPREQRLAYTKACIDAVRLLTNEDADLLVVGNTESPMFPEELLAFTKRNAFGSGRIKVNFLVNYGWEWDLNNLKTLNDGRKNITKNIKSNDISRVDLIIRWGGRRRLSGFLPVQSIYSDFYVVDDYWPDFKAEHFTEAIEWYQSQDVTLGG, encoded by the coding sequence ATGAGAATACCAAGACATATAGGAATTATACCAGATGGCAATAGAAGATATGCAGTAGCTAAAGGGATGAGCAAAGAAAAAGGATATGATTTAGGAATAGACCCAGGTCTTACGGTTTTTAAGCTTTGTAAACAATATGGTGTAGAGGAAATTACATTTTATGGATTTACCACAGACAATACAAAAAGGCCAAGAGAACAAAGATTAGCATATACAAAAGCATGTATAGATGCAGTTAGGTTACTCACAAATGAGGATGCAGATTTATTAGTAGTAGGAAATACCGAATCGCCAATGTTTCCTGAGGAATTACTTGCTTTTACTAAAAGAAATGCTTTTGGAAGTGGAAGAATAAAGGTCAATTTTCTTGTGAATTATGGTTGGGAATGGGACTTGAATAATTTAAAAACTCTAAATGATGGCAGAAAAAATATAACAAAGAACATTAAATCTAATGATATTTCTAGGGTTGATTTAATTATTAGATGGGGTGGTCGAAGAAGATTAAGTGGATTTTTGCCAGTGCAATCAATTTATTCAGACTTTTATGTGGTAGATGATTATTGGCCAGATTTTAAAGCTGAGCATTTTACTGAAGCAATAGAGTGGTATCAAAGTCAAGATGTGACACTTGGAGGCTGA
- a CDS encoding DUF1015 domain-containing protein, giving the protein MAILKPFKAYRPKLELTDKVAALPYDVMSSEEAKVMAEGNPYSFLHVDKAEIDLADDIDVHDAVVYEKASENLSKLIEDEILVQDEKKCLYIYRLIMDGRAQTGLVGCLSVDDYESGVIKIHEKTRADKEKDRIDHVRSCNAHTGPIFMTYRDQDVVNSIITEVTNSDPSCNFTSEDGVTHIVWTISDDNKINALIDAFDKIEGIYIADGHHRAAAAVAVAREKRKASYTGDEEFNYFLSVMFPSSQLKIMDYNRVVKDMNGHDIASLLNKLDETFDVEEVSSLVKPEKKYSIGMYCEGKWYKLTAKEQYIDKNDPIKSLDVSILQEMVLDKIFDIKDPRTSDRIEFVGGIRGIEYIEKLAKSYNGIAFSMYPTTMNELMKVADNKETMPPKSTWFEPKLKSGLFIHEL; this is encoded by the coding sequence ATGGCAATATTGAAGCCATTCAAGGCATACAGACCGAAGTTAGAATTAACAGATAAAGTAGCAGCATTACCATATGATGTAATGAGTAGTGAAGAAGCAAAGGTGATGGCAGAAGGCAATCCTTACTCATTTTTACATGTGGATAAAGCAGAAATTGATTTAGCTGATGATATAGATGTGCATGATGCTGTAGTATATGAAAAAGCTAGCGAAAATTTAAGTAAATTAATTGAAGATGAAATACTTGTACAAGATGAAAAAAAATGCCTTTATATCTATAGATTAATTATGGATGGAAGAGCTCAAACTGGATTAGTAGGATGTTTATCTGTTGACGACTATGAATCAGGAGTTATAAAGATACATGAAAAAACTAGAGCAGACAAAGAAAAAGATAGAATTGATCATGTCAGAAGTTGTAATGCTCACACAGGTCCAATCTTTATGACATATAGAGATCAAGATGTAGTTAATTCTATTATAACTGAAGTAACAAACAGTGATCCAAGCTGTAATTTTACCTCAGAAGATGGTGTGACACATATTGTTTGGACAATTTCTGATGATAATAAAATCAATGCATTAATAGATGCTTTTGATAAAATAGAAGGTATTTACATAGCAGATGGTCATCATAGAGCAGCAGCGGCTGTTGCAGTGGCTAGAGAAAAAAGAAAGGCTAGCTATACCGGGGATGAAGAATTTAATTATTTTCTTTCTGTAATGTTCCCAAGTTCTCAGCTTAAAATAATGGACTACAACAGAGTTGTCAAAGATATGAATGGACATGATATAGCTAGTTTATTGAACAAGCTTGATGAAACCTTCGATGTAGAAGAAGTATCAAGCCTTGTAAAGCCTGAAAAGAAATATTCTATTGGTATGTATTGCGAAGGAAAGTGGTATAAGCTTACTGCAAAGGAACAATATATAGATAAAAATGACCCGATAAAATCATTGGATGTATCAATACTTCAAGAAATGGTATTAGATAAGATTTTTGATATAAAGGATCCAAGAACTAGTGATAGAATTGAGTTTGTAGGTGGAATAAGAGGGATAGAGTATATTGAAAAGTTAGCAAAATCTTATAATGGGATTGCTTTCTCTATGTATCCTACAACAATGAATGAACTTATGAAGGTTGCAGATAACAAAGAAACTATGCCACCAAAATCCACATGGTTTGAACCAAAGTTAAAAAGTGGATTATTTATACATGAACTATAA
- a CDS encoding phosphoglycerate dehydrogenase — protein MFKINCLNPIAAVGMDLFTEEFTKVDNFEEATGALVRSASVHELELPENLQAIARAGAGVNNIPLDKCAEKGIVVFNTPGANANGVKELVIASLLLASRDIVGGVNWVQTVKDDADVAKLVEKGKSKFAGCEIAGKKLGIIGLGAIGVLVANAANRLGMEVYGYDPYISVEAAWNLSRDIKHIKSLEGIYKECDYITVHVPLLDNTKKMFNKETFAMMKDGVKILNFSRDLLVDDEAMEEALKSGKVGTYITDFPNAKTAGMEGVIAIPHLGASTNESEDNCAIMAVRQMMDYLKNGNITNSVNYPNCDMGVCTKAARITINHKNIPNMLGQFTTVLAEENINISDMTNKSKGNWAYTMIDIESLATDNIVERISSIDGVVNVRIIK, from the coding sequence ATGTTTAAAATTAATTGTTTAAATCCTATAGCAGCAGTTGGAATGGACTTATTTACAGAAGAATTTACTAAAGTTGATAACTTTGAAGAAGCTACTGGAGCACTAGTTAGAAGTGCTAGCGTTCATGAATTAGAACTTCCAGAAAACCTTCAAGCAATAGCAAGAGCAGGTGCAGGAGTTAATAATATTCCTTTAGATAAATGTGCTGAAAAAGGTATTGTAGTATTTAATACTCCAGGCGCAAATGCTAATGGTGTTAAAGAATTAGTAATAGCAAGTCTTCTTCTTGCTTCTCGTGATATCGTAGGCGGAGTAAATTGGGTTCAAACAGTAAAAGATGATGCTGATGTAGCTAAGCTTGTTGAAAAAGGTAAATCAAAATTTGCTGGTTGTGAAATAGCAGGAAAAAAACTTGGTATTATCGGTCTTGGGGCTATTGGTGTATTAGTAGCAAATGCAGCCAATAGATTGGGTATGGAGGTATATGGTTATGATCCGTATATATCTGTTGAAGCAGCTTGGAATTTATCAAGAGATATTAAACACATCAAGAGCTTAGAAGGTATTTACAAGGAATGTGACTATATAACTGTTCATGTACCATTACTTGATAATACAAAGAAAATGTTTAATAAAGAAACTTTTGCTATGATGAAAGATGGCGTTAAAATCTTAAACTTCTCAAGAGACTTATTAGTAGACGATGAGGCTATGGAAGAAGCATTGAAGTCTGGAAAGGTTGGAACGTATATAACAGATTTCCCAAATGCAAAGACTGCTGGTATGGAAGGTGTTATAGCAATTCCTCATCTTGGTGCATCAACTAATGAATCAGAAGATAATTGTGCTATTATGGCAGTTAGACAAATGATGGACTACCTTAAAAATGGTAATATAACAAATTCAGTTAACTATCCAAATTGCGATATGGGCGTATGCACTAAAGCAGCACGTATAACTATAAATCATAAAAATATACCTAACATGTTAGGACAATTCACAACAGTTCTTGCAGAAGAAAATATAAATATTTCTGATATGACTAACAAGAGCAAAGGAAATTGGGCATATACAATGATCGATATCGAGTCTTTAGCTACAGATAACATTGTTGAAAGAATCTCTTCTATAGATGGTGTTGTTAATGTTAGAATAATAAAATAA
- a CDS encoding ferritin-like domain-containing protein produces MYITPYQNNQVVKDILFKDALEALSASAEIEREDELFFDYLITVAPTQEAKDIIASIRDDERRHNSFIRQIYREITGNTLEVNKDISFETPTSYEEGLKKALFSELEAVERYKKIRSGISGKVYQEVLFDILTDELIHAAKHNYLMYISNNGTGGTTTGVGMTSGTGTGGTITGVGMTGGTGTGGTITGVGMTGGTGTGGTSTSVEMTGGTGTGGTSTGVGMTGGTGTGGTSTGVGMTGGTGTGGTSTGVGITGGTGTGSTSTGVGMTGGTGTGGTSTGVGITGGTGTGGTSTGGGITGGSAIGGIGIGSKTKGSSLAIGSNMGRNNPEYIRDLSVDHWLAAIEPLVIRAQAEAKSEEDLENLFQFYILAGVLVGLGKNINEAIEQVEQWQAEDDSKLLFKNKTVRGYIY; encoded by the coding sequence GTGTATATAACACCATATCAAAACAATCAGGTTGTTAAGGACATATTATTCAAAGATGCACTTGAGGCACTTTCAGCATCTGCTGAAATAGAAAGAGAAGATGAATTATTTTTTGATTATCTTATAACTGTAGCTCCGACTCAAGAAGCTAAGGATATAATAGCGTCTATAAGAGATGATGAACGAAGACATAACAGCTTTATTAGGCAAATATATAGAGAGATTACAGGAAATACACTTGAAGTGAATAAAGATATTAGCTTTGAAACCCCAACCTCATATGAGGAAGGATTGAAAAAAGCCTTATTTTCAGAATTAGAAGCTGTAGAACGTTATAAAAAAATAAGAAGTGGTATTTCTGGAAAGGTTTATCAAGAAGTATTATTTGATATATTAACAGATGAACTTATACATGCTGCAAAGCATAACTATTTAATGTATATAAGTAATAATGGAACAGGTGGAACAACCACAGGTGTAGGAATGACCAGTGGAACAGGAACTGGAGGAACGATTACAGGTGTAGGAATGACTGGAGGAACAGGAACTGGAGGTACGATTACAGGTGTAGGAATGACCGGAGGAACAGGAACTGGAGGCACAAGTACAAGTGTAGAAATGACTGGAGGAACAGGAACTGGAGGTACAAGTACAGGTGTAGGAATGACCGGAGGAACAGGAACTGGAGGCACAAGTACAGGTGTAGGAATGACTGGAGGAACAGGAACTGGAGGAACAAGCACAGGTGTAGGAATAACTGGAGGAACAGGAACTGGAAGTACAAGTACAGGCGTAGGAATGACCGGAGGAACAGGAACTGGAGGAACGAGCACAGGTGTAGGAATAACTGGAGGAACAGGGACTGGAGGTACAAGTACAGGTGGAGGAATAACTGGTGGAAGTGCCATCGGAGGAATAGGAATAGGTAGTAAAACAAAAGGTAGTAGTTTAGCCATTGGAAGTAATATGGGGAGAAATAATCCAGAATATATAAGAGACCTTTCTGTTGATCATTGGCTAGCTGCTATAGAACCATTAGTAATTCGTGCTCAAGCAGAAGCGAAATCAGAAGAAGATTTAGAAAACTTATTTCAATTTTATATTTTAGCTGGTGTTTTAGTTGGCTTGGGAAAAAATATCAATGAAGCTATTGAACAGGTGGAACAATGGCAAGCAGAAGATGATTCTAAACTACTATTTAAAAATAAAACTGTAAGAGGGTATATTTATTAG
- a CDS encoding alpha-N-arabinofuranosidase: MNKLTINAQNKKGQIDKNIYGNFAEHLGRCIYGGFWVGKDSSIPNVNGIRTDVVEALKEIKLPVLRWPGGCFADEYHWKDGIGDPEMRPRMVNAHWGGTVENNHFGTHEFLELCDMLGAEPYINGNVGSGTVQEMREWIEYMTFDGESPMANLRAANGRKNPWEIKYFGVGNESWGCGGNMRPEYYADLFRRYGSYVRNFSGNQVYKIACGPNSVDYNWTEVLMREAGQFMDALTLHYYTTGTGVWENKGSATEFEEDLWFRTMKNTLVMEELVTKHDEIMTKYDPEKRVALIVDEWGTWFEVEKGTNPGFLYQQNTIRDALVAGINLNIFNEHCDRVKMANIAQTINVLQAVILTEGPKMLLTPTYHVFNMYKVHQDAELLEVGKIAQDYIFGEEKVPQIHSSASVDKDGKIHISICNLDPKASASIECDVEGRDIKTVNGSVLASEKINDHNTFECPDKVKPSEFSDYSLDNNKITLTVPAMSVLVLELQ, encoded by the coding sequence ATGAACAAGTTAACTATTAATGCACAAAATAAAAAGGGTCAAATAGACAAAAACATATATGGTAATTTTGCTGAACATTTAGGCAGATGTATTTATGGAGGATTTTGGGTTGGGAAAGATTCAAGTATCCCAAATGTAAACGGTATCCGAACTGATGTAGTGGAAGCGCTAAAAGAAATTAAGCTTCCAGTATTAAGATGGCCAGGCGGTTGTTTTGCTGATGAATACCATTGGAAGGATGGTATAGGAGATCCTGAAATGCGTCCTAGAATGGTAAATGCTCATTGGGGTGGAACTGTTGAAAATAACCATTTTGGGACTCATGAATTTTTAGAATTATGTGATATGTTAGGTGCTGAGCCTTATATAAATGGAAATGTCGGAAGTGGAACTGTTCAAGAAATGAGAGAATGGATTGAATACATGACTTTTGATGGAGAGTCACCGATGGCAAATTTAAGAGCTGCTAATGGAAGAAAGAACCCATGGGAAATTAAATATTTTGGTGTAGGAAATGAAAGCTGGGGTTGCGGCGGAAATATGAGACCAGAATATTATGCAGATTTATTTAGAAGATATGGAAGCTATGTAAGAAATTTTAGTGGAAATCAAGTATATAAAATTGCTTGTGGACCTAATTCAGTTGATTATAATTGGACAGAAGTACTTATGAGAGAAGCAGGACAATTCATGGACGCTTTAACACTTCATTATTATACAACAGGTACTGGAGTGTGGGAAAACAAGGGTTCAGCTACAGAATTTGAAGAAGATCTATGGTTTAGAACTATGAAAAATACTTTGGTAATGGAAGAATTAGTAACAAAACATGATGAAATTATGACAAAGTATGATCCAGAAAAAAGAGTTGCACTTATAGTTGATGAATGGGGAACTTGGTTTGAAGTTGAAAAGGGAACAAATCCAGGTTTCTTATATCAGCAAAATACAATAAGAGATGCTCTTGTTGCTGGAATTAACTTAAATATATTTAATGAGCATTGTGATAGAGTAAAAATGGCAAATATAGCCCAAACAATCAATGTTCTTCAAGCTGTAATATTGACAGAAGGTCCTAAAATGTTGCTAACTCCTACATACCATGTATTTAATATGTATAAAGTGCATCAAGATGCAGAATTATTAGAGGTAGGAAAAATTGCTCAAGATTATATATTTGGTGAAGAAAAGGTTCCTCAAATCCACTCGTCTGCATCAGTAGATAAGGATGGGAAAATTCATATATCTATTTGTAATCTTGACCCAAAAGCTTCAGCATCAATTGAATGTGATGTAGAAGGTAGGGATATTAAAACTGTTAACGGTAGTGTTTTAGCTTCAGAAAAAATTAATGATCATAATACCTTTGAGTGTCCAGATAAAGTTAAGCCTAGTGAATTCTCAGATTATTCATTAGATAATAATAAGATTACTTTAACAGTACCTGCCATGTCTGTGTTAGTGTTAGAATTGCAGTAA
- a CDS encoding DUF6171 family protein, which produces MEKKENCKGCRANVNVDINSIEALVEEIRNNSEFDVVSSEVYDNRLNICKECKDFVYGTTCNQCGCFVKVRALLKSSVCPSYKGDLWGH; this is translated from the coding sequence ATGGAGAAGAAGGAAAATTGTAAGGGCTGTAGGGCAAATGTTAATGTTGATATTAATTCAATAGAAGCCTTGGTAGAGGAGATAAGAAATAATAGTGAATTTGATGTAGTTAGTTCAGAGGTTTACGATAATAGACTTAATATATGTAAGGAATGTAAGGACTTTGTATATGGGACTACCTGCAATCAATGTGGATGCTTTGTGAAGGTAAGAGCGTTGCTTAAAAGCAGTGTGTGTCCTAGTTATAAGGGTGATCTTTGGGGTCACTAA
- a CDS encoding beta-galactosidase: protein MRIGVDYYPEHWDRQLWEKDAQLMKEIGVKVVRLAEFAWCKLEPIEGQYDFKWLDDVIEIFSVRNIEIVLGTPTNTPPLWLYEKYPDAIQVNESGERQFIGIRGHRCYNSSSMRKYTKAIVEAMTERYANNKAVIGWQIDNELDATHCCCDNCTEKFRGWLKNKYSTLENINKEYGNVVWSGEYSAWSQVTAPLGGSPFLNPSYLLDYNRFASDSMVEYIDFQREIIRKNCPSQFITTNTWFTGNLPNFYDAFENLDFVSYDNYPTTNEITDEEELHSHAFHCDLMRGIKKKNFWIMEQLSGTPGCWMPMQRTPKPGMIKGYSFQAIGRGAETVVHFRWRNAIIGAEMFWHGILDHSNVKGRRFYEFAELCREVNKINEEIPDYKINNEVAILYSSDQDFAFKIQPQVEGLYYLQQLKAFHNALIRLGVGTDIINWSESLNKYKVVIAPTLYLTDDNVTTELYRFVEAGGTLILTNRTGVKNMNNVCLMEQMPSNLKECAGVVVKEYDPIGHSIHTIKDEAGKVYQCKQWCDILEPTTAKVIATYNDDFYIDEAAVTVNKYKKGNVYYLGTVFNSDYYIELLSKILDEKELPYYKKLPYGLELSVLENENGKYLMVFNNSNEIKCFEGKHEGKSIIRNELDGKSFTLEPYGIEVLQLVE from the coding sequence ATGAGGATAGGTGTTGATTATTATCCAGAACATTGGGATAGACAATTGTGGGAAAAAGATGCTCAGCTAATGAAAGAAATAGGGGTAAAGGTAGTGAGACTAGCAGAGTTTGCTTGGTGTAAGCTAGAACCTATAGAAGGTCAATATGATTTTAAATGGTTAGATGATGTTATTGAAATCTTTTCAGTTAGAAATATTGAGATTGTACTAGGAACACCAACCAATACCCCTCCACTTTGGTTATATGAAAAATATCCAGATGCTATCCAAGTTAATGAAAGTGGAGAGAGACAATTTATTGGAATACGAGGTCATAGATGTTACAATAGCTCATCGATGAGAAAATATACAAAAGCTATTGTTGAAGCTATGACCGAAAGATATGCAAATAATAAAGCTGTAATTGGGTGGCAAATAGATAATGAACTAGATGCAACACATTGTTGTTGTGACAATTGCACAGAAAAATTTAGAGGATGGCTGAAAAATAAATATTCAACTCTTGAGAATATAAATAAAGAGTATGGAAACGTAGTTTGGAGTGGTGAATATTCTGCTTGGTCGCAAGTAACAGCGCCTCTTGGAGGTTCACCTTTTCTTAATCCATCATACTTATTGGATTACAATAGGTTTGCTTCAGATTCAATGGTTGAATATATTGATTTTCAAAGGGAAATTATAAGAAAAAACTGTCCTTCACAATTTATTACTACAAATACTTGGTTCACTGGTAATTTACCTAATTTTTATGACGCTTTCGAGAATCTAGATTTTGTTTCTTATGATAATTATCCTACAACAAATGAAATAACTGATGAAGAAGAACTACATTCCCATGCTTTTCATTGTGACCTAATGAGAGGAATAAAGAAGAAAAACTTTTGGATAATGGAACAGCTCAGTGGAACTCCAGGATGTTGGATGCCTATGCAAAGGACACCAAAACCTGGAATGATTAAAGGGTATTCATTCCAAGCAATAGGAAGAGGGGCAGAAACAGTAGTTCATTTTAGATGGAGAAATGCAATTATTGGAGCTGAGATGTTTTGGCACGGGATCTTAGACCATAGCAATGTAAAAGGAAGAAGATTTTATGAGTTCGCAGAGTTATGTAGAGAAGTGAATAAAATAAATGAAGAAATACCTGACTACAAAATAAATAATGAAGTAGCAATCTTGTATTCTTCTGATCAAGACTTTGCATTTAAAATTCAGCCGCAAGTAGAAGGACTGTATTATCTACAACAGCTAAAAGCTTTTCATAACGCACTTATAAGACTGGGAGTAGGTACTGATATAATAAATTGGAGTGAAAGTTTAAATAAATATAAGGTAGTTATAGCTCCAACGCTATATTTAACTGATGATAATGTAACAACTGAATTATATAGATTTGTTGAGGCTGGTGGTACATTAATTCTTACAAATAGAACTGGCGTAAAAAATATGAATAATGTATGTTTAATGGAACAAATGCCAAGCAATCTAAAGGAATGTGCTGGTGTAGTAGTCAAAGAATATGATCCTATAGGACACAGTATTCATACAATTAAAGATGAAGCTGGAAAAGTATATCAGTGCAAACAATGGTGTGATATTTTAGAGCCAACTACTGCAAAGGTTATTGCTACATATAACGATGATTTTTATATTGATGAGGCAGCAGTAACAGTAAATAAATATAAAAAAGGGAATGTTTATTACTTAGGTACAGTATTCAATAGTGATTATTATATAGAACTTTTATCAAAGATATTAGATGAGAAAGAATTGCCATATTACAAGAAACTTCCTTATGGTCTAGAACTTTCGGTGTTAGAAAATGAAAATGGGAAGTATCTAATGGTATTTAACAATAGTAATGAAATAAAATGCTTTGAAGGAAAACATGAAGGTAAAAGTATTATTAGGAACGAGTTAGATGGAAAAAGTTTTACTCTAGAACCCTATGGGATAGAAGTTTTACAATTAGTTGAATAA
- a CDS encoding glycosyltransferase — MRVLLCVRKDYKRFNAGDSMYVSMIKKFLETTPIEIVINDGTIEDFSSFDIIHLFNLTSIGETYRYFKIAKKINKKIVISPMYWNLENYYSSIGDEEKLKLWRQINCYRREILRRSNKVICSSESEKKLIQEEYGKNIKCEIVYTGFFNESDEIPLLNFKERYKIDDYVLAVGNISKRKNQLALAKATKELGIQLVLIGSGDKNYLKMCTENENVLYLGDMNSYFTYNAYKFAKVHAMPSFGEIPGLSSLAAAAYGCNVVCTTEGSSKEYFKDLAFYTSPFDKNEIKDTIYQAFNTPKNDKLKDFVRKNYSWRDTIQKIADIYATLFYV, encoded by the coding sequence ATGAGAGTTTTATTATGTGTTAGGAAAGATTATAAAAGATTTAATGCTGGGGATTCTATGTATGTATCTATGATAAAAAAGTTTTTAGAAACGACGCCTATCGAAATTGTTATAAATGACGGAACTATAGAAGACTTTTCATCTTTTGACATTATACATCTCTTTAACTTGACATCAATAGGAGAAACTTATAGGTATTTCAAAATAGCCAAAAAAATTAATAAAAAAATAGTTATAAGTCCTATGTATTGGAATTTAGAAAATTATTATTCTTCTATTGGTGATGAGGAAAAATTAAAACTTTGGAGACAAATAAACTGCTATAGGCGGGAAATACTAAGGCGCAGCAACAAAGTTATCTGTAGTTCCGAATCTGAAAAAAAGCTTATACAAGAGGAATATGGTAAAAATATAAAATGTGAAATAGTATACACAGGTTTTTTTAATGAAAGTGATGAAATACCTCTATTAAACTTCAAGGAAAGATATAAAATTGATGACTATGTTCTTGCTGTAGGGAATATTTCAAAACGAAAAAACCAATTAGCTTTAGCTAAAGCCACTAAAGAACTTGGGATTCAACTGGTACTCATTGGATCTGGAGATAAAAATTATTTAAAAATGTGTACCGAGAATGAAAACGTTTTATATTTAGGCGATATGAATTCGTATTTCACTTATAACGCATATAAATTTGCAAAAGTTCACGCAATGCCTTCCTTTGGTGAAATTCCAGGCTTATCCTCCTTAGCTGCAGCTGCTTATGGTTGTAATGTAGTTTGTACTACTGAGGGAAGTTCAAAAGAATACTTTAAAGACCTAGCTTTTTATACCTCGCCTTTTGACAAAAATGAAATTAAAGATACTATTTATCAAGCATTTAATACGCCTAAAAATGATAAGCTAAAAGATTTTGTAAGAAAAAATTATTCATGGAGGGATACAATACAAAAAATTGCAGATATATATGCTACATTATTTTACGTCTAA
- a CDS encoding cell division protein ZapA translates to MNIVTVKVNGIEYNLKGEEKEEYLHKVAGHVDKTIRSMMENNPKLSTTEASILAAMNSADELFKWGDYIEELENKTAILESTQKGLKETTESLKLQVTHLDKYNKELESKLEKYSSDNLQQDYLSLKEQFEVLKEEAKKIKEENKALIANNKELKFNLQSAKYRIIEYENKIIDSQVMITKLKKDNSKAPIIKKVKP, encoded by the coding sequence ATGAATATAGTTACAGTAAAAGTTAATGGTATAGAATATAATCTCAAAGGTGAAGAAAAAGAAGAATATTTACATAAGGTTGCTGGACATGTAGATAAGACAATAAGATCTATGATGGAAAACAACCCTAAATTAAGTACAACTGAAGCCTCTATTTTAGCTGCAATGAATTCTGCAGATGAGCTTTTTAAATGGGGAGATTATATAGAAGAATTAGAAAATAAAACTGCAATCCTTGAGAGCACGCAAAAAGGCTTAAAGGAAACAACAGAGTCCCTTAAACTTCAAGTTACTCACTTAGATAAATATAATAAAGAATTAGAAAGTAAACTTGAAAAGTATTCATCCGATAATCTTCAGCAAGATTATCTTTCCCTTAAAGAGCAATTTGAGGTTCTTAAAGAGGAAGCCAAAAAGATAAAAGAAGAAAATAAAGCTTTAATTGCCAATAATAAAGAGTTAAAATTCAATCTTCAAAGTGCCAAATATAGAATAATTGAATATGAAAATAAAATTATCGATAGTCAAGTCATGATAACAAAATTAAAAAAAGATAATTCCAAAGCACCAATTATTAAAAAGGTAAAACCATAA